A window of Halobellus sp. LT62 contains these coding sequences:
- a CDS encoding DUF7518 family protein has protein sequence MSNRVEELEAKVAELQAAVNGLTEELVETKERVRLLEEEVEVDLSAGSRPVGYDTQSSAETAEQADTESGDSAAETQGDTDASSVDEPRAQAESRRETSAQTADDADFIDADADEGLTSADDAPDAQGDETKADESEGDDEAAAEDDDIIVA, from the coding sequence ATGAGCAACCGTGTGGAGGAGCTGGAAGCGAAGGTGGCAGAGCTACAGGCCGCCGTCAACGGTCTGACAGAAGAGCTCGTCGAGACGAAAGAGCGCGTGCGCCTCCTCGAAGAGGAGGTCGAAGTCGATCTCTCGGCCGGGAGCCGGCCCGTCGGCTACGACACGCAGTCGTCCGCGGAGACTGCGGAGCAGGCTGACACCGAGTCGGGCGATTCTGCGGCCGAGACCCAAGGCGACACCGACGCCAGTAGCGTCGATGAACCGCGCGCACAGGCGGAATCGCGCCGAGAAACGTCCGCACAGACCGCCGACGACGCGGACTTCATCGACGCCGATGCCGACGAGGGGCTCACGAGCGCCGACGACGCACCGGACGCCCAGGGCGACGAGACTAAGGCGGACGAGAGTGAGGGAGACGACGAGGCGGCGGCCGAAGACGACGATATCATCGTCGCGTAA
- the smc gene encoding chromosome segregation protein SMC, producing MHIKELVLDGFKSFGRTTKIPFYEDFTVVTGPNGSGKSNIIDGVLFALGLARTRGIRAEKLTDLIYNPGHADGSDDGDGGTTGPKEATVTVVLDNSDGTLDRTQVVNAAGSDDIGDVSEISVKRRVKETEDNYYSYYYLNGRACNLSDIQDLLSQAGITPEGYNVVMQGDVTEIINMTAYQRRGIIDEIAGVAEFDAKKEDAFEELDAVEARIEEADLRIEEKEDRLEQLEDERETALEYQSLREEREEYESYQKAAELEDKRADLESTEKRVEKTESKLTGHREELDRRAGRVTRLEDELDELTKEIERKGEDEQLRIKSEIEEVKGEIDRLENAIEAAEERIEDAESERRNAFVQLDRKQEEIDELDEEIRSVKVEKASVKSDIGSLETDLAQVQAEIDDVDTEYDELKADLAEKKDRLEGLKSEKNEHQREKDRLLDETRRRATEISEAEDEIEELREKIPDLKAEVSDLHSELDKAEKNESKIEGVVEELREERDESKSELDEVVEEIQSKQSEYATLEARAGDDGDTSWPRAVTTIKNAGISGVHGTVGELGSVGGEYASACETAAGGRLAHVIVDDDRVGSDCIDYLKSRNAGRATFLPITKMDDRGLPKLPDRAGVVDFARNLVDYDAQYESVFSYVLGSTLVVEDMDTARDLMGDYRMVTLDGDLVERSGAMTGGSGGGSRYSFSKSGGGRLERLAEEIEELEDRRRSLQAEIREKEEDIEDARSRASDARDRVRSLEADVEDAEADVEDAEAEIDDLEGDIERLREERADVDEEMRQIDTEIDRVDDEIAEVQAEIDDLEGDLADSEIPELTAKADDIRAEIEEKEDRMDDLDGRLNELQLQRQYAEESVEDLEETIETAQEKKADARDDIREKEAEIEEKETALEAKHEAVADLEEELKELKAERSDLQATLREAKSERDEKRETVDRIESKLDSLRDSVERLSWEIDELEAEVGEYDPENVPDHDEVEAEIERLSSEMEALEPVNMLAIDEYDEVSADLEDLQERRDVLVDERDAIAERIDRFEAQKKETFMNAFDAINENFTEIFERLSDGTGELHLENPEDPFEDGLTMKAQPGDKPIQRLNAMSGGEKSLTALAFIFAIQRHNPAPFYALDEIDAFLDAANAERVGEMVDDLSGDAQFVVVSHRSALLERSERAIGVTMQGDNVSAVTGIQLGDGEGDDDEGGGPDGKGAEVPADD from the coding sequence ATGCACATCAAAGAGCTCGTCCTTGACGGCTTCAAAAGCTTCGGGCGGACGACGAAGATTCCGTTCTACGAGGACTTCACGGTCGTCACCGGCCCGAACGGCTCCGGTAAGTCGAACATCATCGACGGCGTGTTGTTCGCGCTCGGCCTGGCACGAACGCGCGGGATTCGCGCGGAGAAGCTGACGGATCTGATCTACAATCCGGGTCACGCCGACGGGAGCGACGACGGCGACGGCGGAACGACCGGCCCGAAGGAGGCGACCGTCACGGTCGTCCTCGACAACAGCGACGGCACGCTCGACCGGACACAGGTCGTCAACGCCGCCGGGAGCGACGACATCGGCGACGTCTCGGAGATCAGCGTCAAGCGGCGCGTCAAGGAGACCGAGGACAACTACTACTCGTATTACTACCTCAACGGCCGCGCCTGCAATTTATCCGACATTCAGGACCTCCTCTCGCAGGCGGGAATCACGCCCGAGGGCTACAACGTCGTGATGCAGGGCGACGTCACCGAGATCATCAACATGACCGCCTACCAGCGGCGGGGAATCATCGACGAGATCGCGGGCGTCGCCGAGTTCGACGCGAAGAAGGAGGACGCCTTCGAGGAGCTGGACGCCGTCGAGGCGCGAATCGAGGAGGCCGACCTCCGGATCGAGGAGAAGGAAGACCGACTCGAACAGCTCGAAGACGAGCGCGAGACCGCCCTCGAATACCAGTCGCTCCGCGAGGAGCGCGAGGAGTACGAGAGCTACCAGAAGGCGGCGGAGCTCGAAGACAAGCGCGCGGACCTCGAATCGACCGAGAAGCGCGTCGAGAAGACGGAATCGAAACTCACAGGGCACAGAGAGGAACTCGATCGCCGCGCGGGTCGCGTCACCCGGCTCGAAGACGAACTCGACGAGTTGACGAAGGAAATCGAGCGCAAGGGCGAGGACGAGCAGCTCCGGATCAAATCCGAGATCGAGGAGGTGAAAGGCGAGATCGATCGGTTGGAGAACGCGATCGAGGCCGCCGAAGAGCGCATCGAGGACGCCGAAAGCGAGCGGCGGAACGCGTTCGTCCAGCTCGACCGGAAACAGGAGGAGATCGACGAGCTCGACGAGGAGATCCGTTCGGTCAAAGTCGAGAAGGCGTCGGTGAAATCCGACATCGGCTCCTTGGAGACGGATCTCGCGCAGGTGCAAGCCGAGATCGACGACGTCGACACCGAGTACGACGAGCTGAAAGCCGATCTCGCCGAGAAGAAAGACCGGCTCGAAGGGCTGAAAAGCGAGAAGAACGAGCACCAGCGCGAGAAGGACCGCCTGCTCGACGAGACGCGGCGACGGGCGACAGAGATCTCGGAGGCCGAAGACGAGATCGAGGAGTTGCGGGAGAAGATCCCGGATCTGAAAGCCGAAGTGTCGGACCTCCACTCGGAGCTCGACAAAGCGGAGAAGAACGAATCGAAGATCGAGGGCGTCGTCGAGGAGCTCCGCGAGGAGCGCGACGAGTCGAAATCGGAACTCGACGAGGTCGTCGAGGAGATTCAATCGAAGCAGTCCGAGTATGCCACACTCGAAGCCCGCGCGGGCGACGACGGCGACACCTCGTGGCCGCGGGCGGTCACGACGATCAAGAACGCGGGTATCTCTGGCGTCCACGGCACCGTCGGCGAGCTTGGATCGGTCGGCGGCGAGTACGCCAGCGCCTGCGAGACGGCCGCCGGCGGGCGGCTCGCGCACGTCATCGTCGACGACGACCGCGTCGGCTCCGACTGTATCGACTACCTGAAATCCAGAAACGCCGGCCGGGCGACGTTCCTCCCGATCACGAAGATGGACGACCGCGGGCTGCCGAAGCTCCCGGATCGCGCCGGCGTCGTCGACTTCGCGCGCAACCTCGTGGATTACGACGCGCAGTACGAGTCCGTCTTCTCCTACGTGCTGGGCTCGACGCTCGTCGTGGAGGATATGGACACCGCGCGGGACCTGATGGGCGACTACCGGATGGTGACGCTCGACGGCGACCTCGTCGAGCGCTCCGGCGCGATGACCGGCGGCTCCGGCGGCGGCTCGCGCTACTCCTTCTCGAAGTCCGGCGGCGGCCGACTCGAACGGCTCGCCGAGGAGATCGAAGAGCTCGAAGACCGGCGGCGAAGTCTGCAAGCGGAGATCCGCGAGAAAGAAGAGGACATCGAGGACGCCAGAAGCCGCGCCTCCGACGCCCGCGATCGGGTCCGTTCGCTCGAAGCCGACGTCGAGGACGCCGAAGCCGACGTCGAGGACGCCGAAGCGGAGATCGACGACCTCGAAGGCGATATCGAGCGGCTCCGCGAGGAGCGCGCCGACGTCGACGAGGAGATGCGGCAGATCGATACGGAGATCGACCGCGTCGACGACGAGATCGCGGAGGTGCAGGCGGAGATCGACGACCTCGAAGGCGACCTCGCGGACTCGGAAATCCCCGAGCTGACGGCGAAGGCCGACGATATCCGCGCCGAGATCGAGGAGAAAGAGGATCGGATGGACGACCTCGACGGGCGGCTCAACGAGCTGCAACTCCAGCGGCAGTACGCCGAGGAGTCCGTCGAGGATCTCGAAGAGACGATCGAGACCGCACAGGAGAAGAAGGCCGACGCGCGCGACGACATCCGCGAGAAGGAGGCCGAGATCGAGGAGAAGGAAACGGCGCTCGAAGCCAAACACGAGGCGGTCGCAGACCTCGAAGAGGAACTCAAAGAGCTGAAAGCCGAGCGCTCGGATCTGCAGGCGACGCTGCGGGAGGCCAAGAGCGAGCGCGACGAGAAGCGCGAGACGGTGGATCGAATCGAGTCGAAGCTCGACTCGCTGCGCGACAGCGTCGAGCGGCTCTCGTGGGAGATCGACGAACTGGAAGCCGAAGTCGGCGAGTACGACCCCGAGAACGTCCCCGACCACGACGAGGTCGAAGCCGAGATCGAACGCCTTTCGTCCGAAATGGAGGCGCTCGAGCCCGTCAATATGCTCGCGATCGACGAGTACGACGAGGTGAGCGCGGACCTCGAAGACCTCCAAGAGCGCCGCGACGTCCTCGTCGACGAGCGCGACGCCATCGCAGAGCGGATCGACCGCTTCGAGGCCCAGAAGAAAGAGACGTTCATGAACGCGTTCGACGCGATCAACGAGAACTTCACCGAGATCTTCGAGCGGCTCTCCGACGGGACCGGCGAACTCCACCTCGAGAACCCCGAGGATCCCTTCGAGGACGGGCTGACGATGAAGGCCCAGCCCGGCGACAAGCCGATCCAGCGGCTGAACGCGATGTCGGGTGGAGAGAAGTCGCTGACGGCGCTGGCGTTCATCTTCGCGATCCAGCGACACAACCCCGCGCCGTTCTACGCGCTCGATGAGATCGACGCGTTCCTCGACGCCGCCAACGCCGAGCGCGTCGGCGAGATGGTCGACGACCTCTCGGGAGACGCTCAGTTCGTCGTCGTCTCGCACCGCTCGGCGCTCTTGGAACGCTCCGAGCGCGCCATCGGCGTGACGATGCAGGGCGACAACGTCAGCGCCGTCACCGGAATCCAGTTGGGTGACGGCGAGGGCGACGATGATGAGGGCGGCGGACCCGACGGAAAGGGGGCGGAGGTGCCCGCGGATGACTGA
- a CDS encoding segregation/condensation protein A, with translation MTDSAGSSPTGGEPLLDGTAGGGTNDLGGSGGGPPMNGPKTDEDEVEPVELLVQLAEDGEIDPWDVDLVAATDAFLDALDETDLRTSGRALFYAAVLLRMKSDALLEPDDEDDEEELEPWEVALERGGPIEGGAEGDGASGFDPIDTLEAEMDRRLERKDARGSPETLDELVRELREAERQSWWKRRREYDTSDSPRGHRRGTQTLDYRSADEFRAEDEPTAADVTDTAHSEDIETSIAAVREEIWVQYDNGRDEVLFAEIETAAETPVTTYLALLFLSHRSEIRLEQDDLFGDLWIRHPDATFEESDSETEADVEEAVVPAADGD, from the coding sequence ATGACTGACTCCGCCGGGTCGTCGCCGACGGGCGGCGAGCCGCTCCTCGACGGCACTGCGGGCGGCGGAACCAACGATCTCGGCGGATCCGGCGGCGGGCCGCCGATGAACGGCCCAAAAACCGACGAAGACGAGGTCGAACCGGTCGAGCTCCTCGTGCAGTTGGCCGAGGACGGCGAGATCGACCCGTGGGACGTCGACCTCGTCGCGGCGACGGACGCTTTCCTCGACGCGCTCGATGAGACCGACCTCCGGACGTCGGGCCGGGCGCTCTTTTACGCCGCCGTCCTCCTGCGGATGAAGAGCGACGCGCTGCTGGAACCCGACGACGAGGACGACGAGGAGGAGTTGGAACCGTGGGAGGTCGCGCTCGAACGCGGCGGCCCGATCGAGGGCGGAGCCGAAGGCGACGGCGCGTCCGGCTTCGATCCGATCGACACGCTCGAAGCCGAGATGGACCGCCGGCTCGAACGAAAAGACGCCCGAGGGTCGCCCGAGACGCTGGACGAACTCGTCCGCGAACTCCGGGAGGCCGAGCGGCAGTCGTGGTGGAAGCGCCGCCGCGAGTACGACACCTCGGACTCGCCGCGCGGGCACCGCCGCGGGACGCAGACGCTCGATTACCGCTCGGCCGACGAGTTCCGCGCCGAGGACGAGCCGACTGCCGCCGACGTCACCGACACGGCCCACAGCGAGGACATCGAGACGTCGATCGCGGCCGTTCGCGAGGAAATCTGGGTTCAGTACGACAACGGCCGCGACGAGGTGCTGTTCGCGGAGATCGAGACGGCCGCCGAGACGCCGGTGACGACGTACCTCGCGCTCCTGTTTCTCTCACACCGCAGCGAGATCCGGCTCGAACAGGACGACCTGTTCGGCGACCTCTGGATTCGTCACCCGGACGCGACGTTCGAGGAGAGTGACTCAGAGACTGAAGCGGACGTCGAGGAAGCGGTCGTTCCGGCCGCGGACGGCGACTGA
- the gatB gene encoding Asp-tRNA(Asn)/Glu-tRNA(Gln) amidotransferase subunit GatB produces the protein MTAQALSQRDLATVIGLEVHVQLETDTKIFCGCSTEATEDEEPNSRTCPVCLGLPGALPVLNEGAVEAAVKVGKALDADVAEHTRFHRKNYYYPDLPKNFQITQYDAPICADGTLEVSVEGQRREISIERAHLEEDPGSLQHKGGGIDTADYTLVNYNRAGTPLLEIVTEPDFRSPQETRAFLAKLEEVLEYLGVFDAARDGSLRVDANISLVPADEVDDDGSIGTEALEAANRTEVKNISSHKGAEQALAYEVTRQKNAVQRGRAVEQETRHWDESRGITVSMRSKEEEKDYRYFREADLPPLQVADWKDRIPIPELPDARRERFREEYDLDAESASKLTSTKEVADFFEDVAEAFDPDLAATWVADNLLGELNYRDMEITDVDDRLDEFTRLVELVAEGEITTKNAEEVVLRRMLDEGDDPDAIIDAEGLGTADDDEVAVAVREAIEENPDAVEDYHAGEGGAINFLVGQVMQKTGGSADPGDVNGMLRERLDE, from the coding sequence ATGACCGCGCAAGCGCTCTCCCAGCGCGATCTCGCCACCGTCATCGGGCTGGAGGTCCACGTCCAGCTCGAGACGGATACGAAGATCTTCTGTGGCTGCTCGACCGAAGCGACCGAAGACGAGGAACCGAACAGCCGGACGTGTCCGGTCTGTCTCGGCCTGCCGGGCGCGCTGCCCGTCCTGAACGAGGGGGCCGTCGAGGCGGCCGTGAAGGTCGGCAAGGCGCTCGACGCCGACGTCGCCGAGCACACCCGTTTCCACCGGAAAAACTACTACTACCCCGACCTGCCGAAGAACTTTCAAATCACGCAGTACGACGCGCCGATCTGCGCGGACGGGACGCTCGAAGTCTCCGTCGAGGGGCAGCGCCGCGAGATCTCGATCGAGCGCGCCCACCTCGAAGAGGATCCCGGGAGTCTCCAGCACAAAGGCGGCGGCATCGACACCGCCGACTACACGCTCGTCAACTACAACCGCGCGGGCACGCCGCTTTTGGAGATCGTCACCGAGCCCGACTTCCGCAGCCCGCAGGAGACGCGGGCGTTCCTCGCGAAGTTAGAAGAGGTCCTCGAATACCTCGGCGTCTTCGACGCCGCCCGCGACGGCTCCCTGCGCGTCGACGCCAACATCTCGCTCGTCCCGGCCGACGAGGTCGACGACGACGGCTCGATCGGAACCGAGGCGCTCGAAGCGGCCAATCGGACCGAGGTCAAGAACATCTCCAGTCACAAGGGCGCAGAGCAGGCGCTGGCCTACGAGGTCACGCGGCAGAAGAACGCCGTCCAGCGCGGCCGCGCGGTCGAACAGGAGACGCGTCACTGGGACGAGTCCCGCGGGATCACCGTCTCGATGCGCTCGAAAGAAGAGGAGAAAGACTACCGCTACTTCCGCGAGGCCGACCTGCCGCCGCTTCAGGTCGCCGACTGGAAGGACCGGATCCCGATCCCCGAACTCCCCGACGCCCGTCGCGAGCGCTTCCGCGAGGAGTACGACCTTGACGCCGAGTCGGCGTCGAAGCTCACGTCGACGAAGGAGGTCGCGGACTTCTTCGAGGACGTCGCCGAGGCGTTCGACCCCGACTTGGCGGCGACGTGGGTCGCCGACAACCTCCTCGGCGAACTCAACTACCGCGATATGGAGATCACCGACGTCGACGACCGCCTCGACGAGTTCACCCGCCTCGTCGAACTCGTCGCCGAGGGCGAAATCACCACCAAGAACGCCGAGGAGGTCGTCCTCCGCCGGATGCTTGACGAGGGTGACGATCCCGACGCGATCATCGACGCGGAGGGGCTCGGCACGGCCGACGACGACGAGGTCGCCGTCGCCGTCAGGGAGGCCATCGAGGAGAACCCCGACGCGGTCGAGGATTACCACGCCGGCGAGGGCGGCGCGATCAACTTCCTCGTCGGGCAGGTGATGCAGAAGACCGGCGGGAGCGCGGATCCGGGCGACGTGAACGGGATGCTCCGCGAGCGGCTGGACGAATAG
- a CDS encoding alpha/beta hydrolase, translating into MRAAFADADGIDVRRGISFATPADESLRLDLYRPAGDGPSEVSTAARRAATVLVAGDRWRSIDRGELARYALDLAERGYVCVVPEYRGSDAAAFPAQLRDLKAAIQWVRASSEAVGVDPDRIGAFGYDAGAHLAVLAALTADDAAFAPEPRVVDDDVAAASDALSAVVGVGGTYALEHEPETPALCVFLGGDRESAPEAWARASPSTYLGTDGDDRSLTTTAPMLLLHGEDDAVAPSMASELFHDLLEERDLPGDCVVAAGAGHDVHETQRAFTLEWAAGFFDRHLR; encoded by the coding sequence ATGCGCGCTGCCTTCGCCGACGCCGACGGGATCGACGTCCGCCGCGGCATCTCGTTCGCGACGCCCGCGGACGAGTCCCTCCGGCTCGATCTCTACCGACCCGCTGGCGACGGACCGAGCGAGGTCAGCACCGCGGCGCGACGCGCGGCAACCGTGCTCGTCGCCGGCGATCGATGGCGATCGATCGACCGGGGTGAACTGGCCCGCTACGCGCTCGACCTCGCCGAGCGGGGTTACGTCTGCGTCGTGCCGGAGTACCGCGGCAGCGACGCGGCCGCGTTCCCGGCACAGCTCCGCGATCTGAAGGCCGCGATCCAGTGGGTCCGCGCGTCGAGTGAGGCCGTCGGCGTCGATCCCGACCGGATCGGCGCGTTCGGCTACGACGCCGGGGCGCACCTCGCGGTGTTGGCGGCGCTGACAGCCGACGACGCCGCGTTCGCGCCCGAACCAAGAGTCGTCGACGACGACGTCGCCGCCGCGAGCGACGCGCTGTCGGCGGTCGTCGGCGTCGGCGGAACGTACGCGCTCGAACACGAGCCGGAGACGCCGGCGCTCTGCGTGTTCCTCGGCGGGGATCGAGAGTCGGCTCCGGAGGCGTGGGCGCGAGCGTCGCCGTCGACCTATCTCGGTACAGACGGGGACGACCGCTCGCTCACCACCACGGCTCCGATGCTGCTGCTCCACGGCGAGGACGACGCCGTCGCCCCGTCGATGGCCTCCGAACTGTTTCACGATCTGCTGGAGGAGCGCGACCTGCCGGGCGACTGCGTCGTCGCCGCCGGGGCCGGTCACGACGTCCACGAGACGCAGCGGGCGTTCACGCTCGAGTGGGCCGCGGGGTTCTTCGATCGGCACCTGCGGTGA